A single region of the Musa acuminata AAA Group cultivar baxijiao chromosome BXJ1-11, Cavendish_Baxijiao_AAA, whole genome shotgun sequence genome encodes:
- the LOC135585301 gene encoding uncharacterized protein At4g15545-like isoform X1 has translation MAEASGGGPPEFDLPEAVLSALPTDPFEQLDVARKITSIALATRISALESEVSALRLRLSERDDIVAELRAKLEDLDASLGDVSDRLGRAQDEKETLLNENATLSNTIKKLNRDVSRLEIFKKTLMQSLQDEEESPQGVARVAPKVSETASFSSGSLVEDDEVGSSPIKYSQQSRLSETGSSLSEQGGSGEIDGSKEGRVFGSLASLGSTPRLTPPGSPPRRHSISVATTRNMFEERSSVFSSLPSSHHNSMSSPFDTGAQAGRTRVDGKEFFRQVRSRLSYEQFSAFLSNVKELNAHKQTREETLRKAGEIFGPDNKDLYAIFEGLITRNLH, from the exons ATGGCGGAGGCATCGGGTGGGGGGCCGCCCGAATTCGATCTGCCTGAGGCGGTGTTGTCGGCGCTGCCCACCGACCCCTTCGAGCAGCTGGACGTGGCGCGGAAGATCACCTCGATCGCCCTCGCCACCCGCATCTCCGCCCTCGAGTCCGAGGTCTCCGCCCTCCGCCTCCGTCTTTCCGAGCGGGACGACATCGTCGCCGAGTTGCGCGCCAAGCTCGAGGACCTCGACGCCTCCCTCGGCGACGTCTCCGACCGGCTCGGCCGCGCCCAGGACGAAAAG GAGACGCTCTTGAACGAGAACGCGACGCTATCCAACACCATCAAGAAACTCAACCGAGATGTGTCCAGG TTGGAAATTTTTAAGAAGACACTTATGCAGTCTCtgcaagatgaagaagaaagtcCA CAAGGAGTTGCCAGGGTGGCACCAAAAGTATCAGAAACAGCTAGTTTCTCAAGTGGATCGCTTGTTGAAG ATGACGAAGTTGGATCATCTCCAATAAAATATTCTCAGCAAAGTCGATTATCTGAAACTGGAAGTTCTCTTTCAGAGCAAGGTGGTTCTGGTGAAATAGATG GCTCCAAAGAGGGCAGAGTATTTGGTTCATTAGCATCACTTGGTAGCACACCGAGACTTACTCCTCCAGGTTCTCCACCAAGGCGGCATTCTATTTCAGTTGCAACCACAAGGAACATGTTTGAGGAAAGGTCATCTGTATTTTCTTCCTTGCCGTCAAGCCATCACAACTCAATGAGCTCTCCCTTTGACACTGGAGCCCAAGCAG GACGAACTCGAGTTGATGGAAAAGAGTTCTTCCGTCAAGTTAG GAGCCGTCTGTCCTATGAGCAGTTTAGTGCTTTCCTGTCCAATGTCAAAGAACTGAACGCACACAAGCAAACAAGAGAG gaaacactgcgAAAGGCTGGGGAGATTTTTGGGCCTGACAACAAGGATCTCTATGCCATATTCGAGGGTTTGATTACCCGGAATCTCCATTGA
- the LOC135585301 gene encoding uncharacterized protein At4g15545-like isoform X2, translated as MAEASGGGPPEFDLPEAVLSALPTDPFEQLDVARKITSIALATRISALESEVSALRLRLSERDDIVAELRAKLEDLDASLGDVSDRLGRAQDEKETLLNENATLSNTIKKLNRDVSRLEIFKKTLMQSLQDEEESPQGVARVAPKVSETASFSSGSLVEDDEVGSSPIKYSQQSRLSETGSSLSEQGGSGEIDGSKEGRVFGSLASLGSTPRLTPPGSPPRRHSISVATTRNMFEERSSVFSSLPSSHHNSMSSPFDTGAQAGAVCPMSSLVLSCPMSKN; from the exons ATGGCGGAGGCATCGGGTGGGGGGCCGCCCGAATTCGATCTGCCTGAGGCGGTGTTGTCGGCGCTGCCCACCGACCCCTTCGAGCAGCTGGACGTGGCGCGGAAGATCACCTCGATCGCCCTCGCCACCCGCATCTCCGCCCTCGAGTCCGAGGTCTCCGCCCTCCGCCTCCGTCTTTCCGAGCGGGACGACATCGTCGCCGAGTTGCGCGCCAAGCTCGAGGACCTCGACGCCTCCCTCGGCGACGTCTCCGACCGGCTCGGCCGCGCCCAGGACGAAAAG GAGACGCTCTTGAACGAGAACGCGACGCTATCCAACACCATCAAGAAACTCAACCGAGATGTGTCCAGG TTGGAAATTTTTAAGAAGACACTTATGCAGTCTCtgcaagatgaagaagaaagtcCA CAAGGAGTTGCCAGGGTGGCACCAAAAGTATCAGAAACAGCTAGTTTCTCAAGTGGATCGCTTGTTGAAG ATGACGAAGTTGGATCATCTCCAATAAAATATTCTCAGCAAAGTCGATTATCTGAAACTGGAAGTTCTCTTTCAGAGCAAGGTGGTTCTGGTGAAATAGATG GCTCCAAAGAGGGCAGAGTATTTGGTTCATTAGCATCACTTGGTAGCACACCGAGACTTACTCCTCCAGGTTCTCCACCAAGGCGGCATTCTATTTCAGTTGCAACCACAAGGAACATGTTTGAGGAAAGGTCATCTGTATTTTCTTCCTTGCCGTCAAGCCATCACAACTCAATGAGCTCTCCCTTTGACACTGGAGCCCAAGCAG GAGCCGTCTGTCCTATGAGCAGTTTAGTGCTTTCCTGTCCAATGTCAAAGAACTGA
- the LOC135596677 gene encoding probable galacturonosyltransferase-like 4, giving the protein MASYLRRHGLLSFVLLVVAADCATSASSIRIDVIRRPSSTTSSIPAFREAPAFRNGDECASPSAAGRVEIAMTLDANYLRGTMAAVLSILQHTSCPESVTFHFLAARLEAEVLASIRSAFPYLDFRVYRFDSARVRGRISRSIRHALDQPLNYARIYLADILPPEVRRVIYLDSDIIVVDDIRHLWEVELGDHVVAAPEYCHANFTKYFTDAFWSDATLSSTFVGRQPCYFNTGVMVMDVEKWRSGGYTKMVEDWMAVQKQKRIYHLGSLPPFLLVLAGNIKAVDHRWNQHGLGGDNIEGKCRSLHPGPISLLHWSGKGKPWLRLDSRKPCAVDYLWAPYDLYRSSLPTLEE; this is encoded by the coding sequence ATGGCCTCCTACCTTCGCCGCCACGGCCTCCTGTCCTTCGTCCTCCTCGTCGTCGCCGCAGACTGCGCCACCTCCGCCTCCAGCATCCGCATCGATGTCATCCGGCGCCCCTCCAGCACGACCTCGTCCATTCCCGCGTTCCGGGAGGCCCCCGCCTTCCGGAACGGCGACGAGTGCGCGTCGCCGTCCGCCGCGGGGCGTGTCGAAATCGCCATGACCCTCGACGCCAACTACCTGCGCGGTACCATGGCCGCCGTCCTCTCCATCCTCCAGCACACCTCGTGCCCCGAGAGTGTCACCTTCCACTTCCTCGCCGCCCGGCTCGAGGCCGAAGTCCTCGCCAGCATCCGCTCCGCCTTCCCTTACCTCGACTTCCGCGTGTACCGCTTCGACTCCGCCCGCGTGCGCGGCCGCATTTCCCGCTCCATCCGCCATGCCCTCGACCAGCCGCTCAACTACGCGCGCATCTACCTCGCTGACATCCTCCCTCCTGAGGTCCGCCGCGTCATCTACCTCGACTCCGACATCATCGTCGTCGACGACATCCGCCACCTGTGGGAGGTGGAGCTCGGAGACCATGTGGTGGCGGCGCCGGAGTACTGCCACGCCAACTTCACCAAGTACTTCACCGACGCCTTCTGGTCGGACGCCACGCTCTCCAGCACGTTCGTCGGCCGACAGCCCTGCTACTTCAACACCGGGGTGATGGTCATGGACGTCGAGAAGTGGAGGTCGGGTGGCTACACCAAGATGGTGGAAGACTGGATGGCGGTGCAGAAGCAGAAGCGGATCTACCACTTGGGTTCTCTGCCACCATTCCTCCTGGTACTGGCCGGAAACATCAAGGCAGTGGATCACAGATGGAACCAGCACGGCCTGGGCGGAGACAACATCGAAGGCAAGTGCAGGAGCCTTCACCCAGGGCCTATCAGCCTTCTCCATTGGAGTGGCAAAGGAAAGCCTTGGTTGAGGCTGGACTCCAGAAAGCCTTGTGCTGTGGACTACCTTTGGGCACCCTACGACCTCTACAGGTCTTCGTTACCCACCTTAGAAGAGTAA
- the LOC135597771 gene encoding uncharacterized protein LOC135597771: protein MSFLFKSSPRPKPTPAELAKAIKESFLALDTSTFAKALEEVQKNILSMRQMLSGDGEVEPNEDHISQLAIEICKGDVLALFVHKLPSLSWEARKDLVYCWSSLLMQNCCVEYIENNLELVDFLVICYNNKEIALSCGNMLRECIKYPTLAKCILESNSFELFFKYVELPTFDIASDALATFKDLLIKHETVVSEFLISHYDQFFELYEKLLTSPNYVTRRQSLKILSDFLLESQNLQTMKRFILEVRFLNIMMALLKDTSKNIQISAFHIFKVFVANPNKPPEIINVLIDNHEELLMSLQNLPMSKGEDDQFEEEKDLIIKEIEKLSGL, encoded by the exons ATGTCCTTCTTGTTCAAGTCGTCGCCGCGGCCCAAGCCGACGCCGGCGGAGCTCGCCAAGGCCATCAAGGAGAGCTTCTTGGCCCTCGACACCAGCACCTTTGCTAAG GCTCTTGaagaagttcaaaagaatatCCTTTCTATGAGACAAATGCTTTCAGGGGATGGAGAAGTTGAACCAAATGAAGATCATATTTCACAGTTGGCTATTGAAATATGCAAAGGAGATGTTCTTGCTCTTTTCGTTCATAAGTTGCCATCATTGAGTTGGGAA GCCAGAAAAGATTTGGTGTACTGTTGGTCCAGTTTATTGATGCAGAATTGCTGTGTGGAATATATTGAGAATAATTTGGAACTTGTGGATTTCCTTGTCATCTG CTACAACAACAAAGAAATTGCATTGAGCTGTGGTAACATGTTGAGGGAGTGCATCAAATATCCAACTCTTGCAAA ATGTATCTTGGAATCAAATAGCTTTGAATTATTTTTCAAATATGTGGAACTGCCGACCTTTGATATAGCTTCAGATGCTCTTGCTACCTTCAAG GACTTGCTTATAAAGCATGAAACTGTTGTCTCTGAGTTTCTGATTTCACATTATGATCAG TTCTTTGAGCTATATGAGAAGCTACTGACATCTCCAAACTATGTAACAAGAAGACAATCCTTGAAG ATTCTCTCGGATTTCCTTTTGGAATCCCAAAATCTGCAAACAATGAAGCGcttcattctagaagttcgattctTGAATATTATGATGGCACTATTAAAG GACACAAGCAAGAATATCCAGATTTCTGCCTTCCACATTTTTAAG GTATTTGTGGCTAATCCAAACAAGCCACCGGAAATTATCAATGTCCTGATAGACAACCATGAAGAACTTTTGATGTCACTGCAAAATCTTCCTATGAGCAAAG GTGAAGATGATCAATTTGAAGAGGAGAAAGATCTAATCATCAAGGAGATCGAGAAACTTTCGGGTCTATGA
- the LOC103972388 gene encoding uncharacterized protein LOC103972388, which produces MTTHAQVKRDLRPAGCGGDGCGARDPWPLHHVRHRTVFCRLCTSCVLRYHPGAFCTSCFDLLLDGGTSPVVRCSGCPAVAHSACLPNPAASFVCPSCSDLGGSSSYFSLVAEKSIDLKSAKVLLAAAKLAAVSMGRAAAATRADAERKVREAAVARKRAREALEKVLLLSQTEKEKKNKETDHVAAPDPRPEVMDPKKKMPKLSSTVAAMVGQKRVQNRERDRWMRFQEPIGMAQTPVQGTVEATNKADPLIGVQNHVMDEEAKGRLTSLAHAPNPMGQVVRDETGVLKASQGGLVKEEGVVGTC; this is translated from the coding sequence ATGACGACGCACGCTCAGGTGAAGAGGGACCTCCGGCCGGCCGGATGCGGCGGAGACGGGTGTGGCGCTCGTGACCCCTGGCCGCTCCACCACGTCCGCCACCGCACCGTCTTCTGCCGCCTCTGCACCTCCTGCGTCCTCCGCTATCACCCCGGCGCCTTCTGTACCTCCTGCTTCGATCTCCTCCTCGACGGCGGTACATCCCCTGTCGTGCGCTGCTCCGGTTGCCCCGCCGTCGCCCACTCCGCCTGCCTCCCGAATCCCGCCGCATCCTTCGTCTGCCCTAGCTGCTCCGACCTTGGTGGTTCCTCCTCCTACTTCTCGCTCGTGGCGGAGAAATCAATAGATCTCAAGTCGGCTAAGGTGCTTCTGGCCGCCGCGAAACTGGCGGCTGTGTCCATGGGCAGGGCGGCCGCGGCCACCAGGGCAGACGCCGAGAGGAAGGTCAGGGAGGCAGCGGTTGCGAGGAAGCGAGCGAGGGAAGCCCTCGAAAAGGTTCTTCTGTTGTCGCAGaccgagaaggagaagaagaacaagGAAACCGATCATGTTGCAGCACCGGATCCCAGACCTGAAGTCATGGACCCAAAGAAAAAGATGCCGAAGTTGAGTAGCACAGTTGCAGCCATGGTGGGACAGAAGAGAGTTCAAAACAGAGAGCGGGATAGATGGATGAGGTTTCAGGAGCCTATAGGGATGGCGCAGACACCAGTTCAGGGCACCGTGGAAGCTACGAATAAGGCGGATCCATTGATAGGGGTGCAGAACCATGTCATGGACGAGGAGGCGAAGGGTAGGTTGACTAGTTTGGCTCATGCCCCCAATCCCATGGGTCAAGTGGTGAGGGATGAAACAGGAGTCCTCAAAGCTTCTCAAGGTGGGCTTGTTAAGGAAGAGGGAGTTGTTGGTACTTGCTGA
- the LOC135597772 gene encoding ATP-citrate synthase alpha chain protein 2 — protein MARKKIREYDSKRLLKEHLKRLAGIDLQIRSVQVTESTDFNELVNKEPWLSSMKLVVKPDMLFGKRGKSGLVALNLDLAQAAQFVKERLGVEVEMGGCKAPITTFIIEPFVPHDQEYYLSIVSERLGCTVSFSECGGIEIEENWDKVKTVYLPTEKPMTGEACAPLIATLPLEVRGKIGDFIKGVFTVFQDLDFSFIEMNPFTLVNGEPYPLDMRGELDDTAAFKNFKKWGGIDFPLPFGRVLSPTEKFVHELDEKTSASLKFTVLNPKGRIWTMVAGGGASVIYADTVGDLGYASELGNYAEYSGAPNEEEVLQYARVVLDCATADPDGRKRALLIGGGIANFTDVAATFNGIIRALKEKESKLKAARMHIYVRRGGPNYQTGLAKMRKVGEELGVPLEVYGPEATMTGICKEAIDCVMSAA, from the exons ATGGCCAGGAAGAAGATCCGGGAGTACGATTCCAAGCGTCTCCTCAAGGAGCACCTCAAGCGTCTCGCCGGCATCGATCTCCAGATCCGATCCGTCCAG GTGACGGAATCGACGGACTTCAATGAGTTGGTGAACAAGGAGCCATGGCTTTCGTCCATGAAGTTGGTCGTGAAGCCCGACATGCTGTTCGGCAAGCGTGGAAAGAGTGGTTTGGTGGCTCTCAACCTAGATCTGGCTCAGGCGGCTCAGTTTGTCAAGGAACGTCTGGGAGTGGAG GTTGAGATGGGAGGGTGCAAGGCTCCGATCACCACGTTCATAATCGAGCCATTTGTTCCCCACGATCAAGAATACTACCTCTCTATTGTGTCCGAGAGGCTGGGTTGCACCGTCAGCTTCTCAGAGTGTGGAGGCATTGAAATAGAGGAGAACTGGGACAAGGTCAAGACGGTATATCTTCCTACAGAGAAGCCTATGACAGGCGAGGCATGTGCTCCTTTGATCGCAACGCTTCCATTGGAG GTACGAGGGAAGATAGGGGACTTTATTAAGGGAGTTTTTACTGTGTTCCAAG ATTTGGATTTCAGTTTTATAGAGATGAACCCATTTACTTTGGTAAATGGTGAACCATACCCACTGGATATGCGAGGAGAATTGGATGATACGGCTGCTTTCAAGAACTTCAAAAA GTGGGGAGGCATTGACTTCCCACTTCCTTTTGGAAGAGTCCTGAGCCCTACAGAAAAATTTGTTCATGAACTCGATGAGAAG ACCAGTGCCTCCTTGAAGTTCACTGTCCTAAATCCAAAAGGACGCATATGGACAATGGTAGCTGGTGGTGGTGCTAGTGTCATTTATGCTGATACG GTCGGAGATCTGGGCTATGCATCTGAACTTGGAAACTATGCGGAGTACAGTGGTGCTCCAAATGAGGAAGAGGTTCTTCAATATGCCAGAGTCGTTCTTGAT TGTGCAACCGCCGATCCAGATGGCCGTAAGAGAGCTCTTCTCATTGGAGGAGGTATAGCAAACTTTACTGACGTTGCTGCTACATTCAATGGCATCATCAGGGCACTGAAAGAGAAG GAATCAAAGCTGAAGGCAGCAAGGATGCACATCTATGTTAGAAGAGGGGGACCAAATTATCAGACTGGTCTGGCAAAAATGAGGAAAGTGGGCGAGGAGCTCGGAGTTCCTCTGGAG GTATATGGACCGGAGGCCACGATGACAGGAATTTGCAAAGAAGCTATTGACTGTGTCATGTCTGCTGCATAA
- the LOC135597774 gene encoding shaggy-related protein kinase alpha-like yields the protein MASISLPPSSGPKDTTGSSVSVDTLPDAMNVMKIKDDKEVEATVVDGNGTETGHIIVTTIGGRNGQPKQTISYMAERVVGHGSFGVVFQAKCLETVETVAIKKVLQDKRYKNRELQTMRLLDHPNVVCLKHCFFSTTEKEELYLNLVLEYVPETLHRVIKHYNKMNQRMPLIYVKLYMYQICRALAYIHGSIGVCHRDIKPQNLLVNPHTHQLKLCDFGSAKVLVKGETNISYICSRYYRAPELIFGATEYTTAIDIWSAGCVLAELLLGQPLFPGESGVDQLVEIIKILGTPTREEIKCMNPNYTEFKFPHIKAHPWHKIFHKRTPPEAVDLVSRLLQYSPNLRSTALEALIHPFFDELRDPSARLPNGRYLPPLFNFKPNELKGVPTEIVSKLIPEHARKQCAFLGL from the exons ATGGCTTCAATTAGCTTGCCACCCTCATCAGGGCCGAAAGATACCACTGGTAGTAGTGTTTCTGTGGACACTTTGCCAGATGCAATGAATGTTATGAAAATAAAAGATGATAAG GAAGTGGAAGCTACTGTAGTTGATGGCAACGGGACAGAGACAGGTCATATAATTGTGACAACTATAGGTGGCAGAAATGGCCAGCCAAAACAG ACTATAAGCTACATGGCTGAGCGTGTTGTCGGGCATGGATCATTTGGAGTCGTATTCCAG GCAAAATGTCTAGAGACGGTTGAGACAGTAGCTATAAAGAAGGTTCTTCAAGACAAGAGGTACAAGAACCGTGAGTTGCAAACCATGCGTCTTCTTGATCATCCAAATGTTGTTTGCTTAAAACATTGCTTCTTTTCAACAACTGAAAAAGAAGAGCTTTATCTTAACTTGGTTCTTGAGTACGTACCTGAGACTCTTCATCGAGTAATCAAGCACTATAACAAGATGAATCAgcgtatgccattgatatacgtgAAACTTTATATGTATCAG ATTTGTAGAGCATTGGCTTATATTCATGGAAGCATTGGAGTGTgccacagagacatcaaaccacaaAATCTTTTG GTCAACCCACATACACATCAGTTGAAACTATGTGACTTTGGGAGTGCCAAAGTTTTG GTGAAAGGGGAAACAAATATATCATACATATGTTCCAGATATTATCGAGCTCCTGAGCTTATATTTGGTGCCACTGAGTATACAACAGCAATTGACATCTGGTCAGCTGGTTGTGTTCTTGCTGAACTTCTTCTAGGACAG CCTTTGTTTCCTGGTGAGAGTGGAGTCGaccaacttgttgaaattatcaaG ATTTTGGGTACCCCAACAAGAGAAGAAATCAAATGCATGAATCCAAATTACACTGAGTTTAAGTTTCCACATATCAAAGCTCACCCATGGCACAAG ATTTTTCATAAACGAACACCACCTGAAGCAGTAGATCTTGTCTCTAGGCTTCTTCAATATTCTCCAAACTTACGGAGCACGGCT TTGGAAGCACTGATCCATCCATTCTTTGATGAGCTTCGAGATCCAAGTGCTCGATTACCAAATGGTCGTTATCTACCTCCACTCTTCAACTTCAAGCCTAATG AGTTAAAGGGTGTTCCGACGGAGATTGTATCAAAATTGATTCCGGAGCACGCAAGAAAGCAATGCGCCTTCTTAGGGCTGTGA